The Aminithiophilus ramosus genome contains a region encoding:
- the thpR gene encoding RNA 2',3'-cyclic phosphodiesterase, producing MNGVDALEDRRRCFLAVAIDEKIKEEIGRAAAVLPRALRPVAVESLHVTLRFYGEITSRERAVIEGYLGESLRRDPLSPFFLRLRGRGLFPSRGAPRVLWIGLSPVADGLIELARRGEGAAVAAGLPPERRPFSPHLTLARFREGQKSDGQEILSLLPDRFWGEWAVKSLSLMSSTLRPQGPLYRPLRVFDLKEVAPGGQESSTHA from the coding sequence TTGAACGGAGTTGACGCCTTGGAGGACCGCCGGAGATGCTTCCTCGCCGTCGCCATCGACGAGAAAATCAAAGAGGAAATAGGAAGGGCCGCCGCGGTCCTTCCACGCGCCCTCCGTCCCGTCGCCGTCGAATCCCTTCACGTCACGCTGCGTTTTTACGGAGAGATCACCTCCCGCGAAAGGGCGGTGATCGAGGGCTATCTGGGCGAAAGCCTCCGCCGTGATCCTCTCTCCCCCTTCTTCCTTCGCCTTCGGGGGCGGGGGCTTTTCCCGTCCCGAGGCGCTCCCCGCGTCCTATGGATCGGCCTTTCTCCCGTCGCGGACGGCCTGATCGAACTGGCCCGCAGGGGGGAGGGGGCCGCCGTCGCCGCCGGACTTCCTCCCGAGCGGCGTCCCTTCTCACCCCATCTCACCCTGGCCCGGTTCCGAGAGGGACAAAAAAGCGACGGACAGGAGATTCTCTCCCTTCTGCCCGACCGTTTCTGGGGCGAGTGGGCCGTGAAAAGCCTGAGCCTGATGAGCAGTACGTTGAGGCCTCAGGGGCCGCTTTACCGTCCCCTGAGGGTGTTCGACCTGAAGGAGGTGGCCCCAGGTGGCCAAGAAAGTTCAACTCACGCGTGA
- a CDS encoding CinA family protein, which produces MGRLVLGWTESLVRQRLLALGSAWGEPFVTGPWPHPIRIAFENEGASLDEALDRLFGGDILPRGVLSAEEALLLSARRRQATVACAESCTGGLIGGALTSLAGSSDIFLGSAVCYADGAKKALLSVSDEILSAKGAVSAETARAMAAGARTLYGSTLALAVTGVAGPGGGSPEKPVGTVWFGVATGEGSGAFLRTFSGFDRATIRSATVAVGLEALWRTLERS; this is translated from the coding sequence ATGGGCCGTCTCGTCCTGGGCTGGACGGAAAGCCTCGTCCGGCAGCGCCTCCTGGCTCTGGGATCGGCCTGGGGAGAGCCTTTCGTGACGGGGCCCTGGCCCCATCCGATCCGCATCGCCTTCGAAAACGAAGGCGCGTCTCTCGACGAGGCCCTCGATCGGCTCTTTGGGGGCGACATCCTCCCGCGAGGCGTTCTCTCGGCGGAGGAGGCCCTTCTCCTCTCGGCCCGTCGTCGGCAGGCGACCGTCGCCTGCGCCGAGTCCTGTACGGGCGGCCTCATCGGCGGTGCCCTTACGTCCCTGGCCGGTTCGTCGGATATCTTCCTGGGCAGTGCCGTCTGTTACGCCGACGGAGCCAAAAAGGCCCTCCTCTCCGTCTCCGATGAGATCCTCTCCGCAAAAGGGGCCGTCAGCGCCGAGACGGCGCGGGCCATGGCTGCGGGCGCCCGGACCCTCTACGGCAGCACTCTGGCCCTCGCCGTGACGGGCGTCGCCGGGCCGGGAGGGGGCTCGCCCGAAAAGCCCGTCGGCACCGTCTGGTTCGGCGTGGCGACGGGCGAGGGGAGCGGCGCCTTCTTGCGGACCTTTTCCGGCTTTGATCGGGCGACCATCCGTTCCGCCACCGTCGCCGTCGGCCTCGAAGCCCTCTGGCGAACCCTTGAACGGAGTTGA
- a CDS encoding phosphatidylglycerophosphatase A family protein gives MTEPSRTAFHIATLGGLGRLTSMPGTVGSVAAFLPVLLFPPLLRLLPLVILAGTWAAHRCARDMGRDDPGEIVIDEVAGLWTALILTPQAMALPALFLFRVVDILKPFPVNAAERLPGGVGIMADDLVGGLMTAGLLLALRWLYLQGGLAAFFGG, from the coding sequence ATGACAGAACCTTCCAGAACGGCCTTTCACATCGCCACCCTCGGGGGGCTGGGACGGCTGACCTCCATGCCCGGCACGGTGGGTTCCGTGGCCGCCTTCCTCCCCGTCCTCCTCTTTCCCCCCCTCCTCCGGCTCCTGCCTCTCGTCATTCTCGCCGGGACATGGGCCGCCCATCGCTGTGCCCGGGACATGGGACGGGACGATCCGGGCGAAATCGTCATCGACGAGGTGGCCGGACTCTGGACGGCGCTGATCCTGACGCCCCAGGCCATGGCCCTTCCGGCCCTCTTCCTCTTCCGCGTCGTCGACATCCTCAAGCCCTTTCCCGTCAACGCGGCCGAGAGGCTGCCCGGAGGGGTCGGGATCATGGCCGACGACCTCGTCGGCGGTCTCATGACGGCCGGCCTTCTGCTTGCGCTGCGCTGGCTCTATCTTCAGGGCGGCTTGGCGGCCTTCTTCGGGGGCTGA
- the rimO gene encoding 30S ribosomal protein S12 methylthiotransferase RimO, protein MKVFLLSLGCAKNQVDSENLVGRLRAAGAEIVDEPQGADVALINSCSFIRPAVEESLAACFDLEELKARGEVGRIGLLGCLFNRYGEELRRELPQVDIWAPAEDWDSVLHALGIEARARRSLLPGSAPWSRYLKIAEGCDNRCTYCTIPSIRGPFRSRSLRDIVDEAHRLVDEGAREICLIAQDPTAWGRDLGAMRLADLLDALMDDLPRHLWLRLHYLHPHGVDESLLERMASGRQLLPYLDMPLQHVDDAILAAMNRNVTGERAGALLRYARSLRSDFALRTTFITGFPGEGERAFSRLLAFLEEHELDRVGAFSFWPEEGTAAARLPRRPSKAVAQGRLDRLMALQLDISLRRQRNFVGRVLDVLVERIDDEKGLAWGRSFRDAPEVDGEVEIRTKGLALGAVVPVTVTEALDHDLIGEVNPS, encoded by the coding sequence ATGAAGGTCTTTCTTCTCTCGTTGGGCTGCGCCAAAAACCAGGTCGACAGCGAGAACCTCGTCGGCCGCCTGAGGGCCGCCGGCGCCGAGATCGTCGATGAACCGCAGGGAGCCGATGTGGCTCTCATCAACAGCTGCAGTTTCATCCGGCCCGCCGTCGAGGAAAGCCTGGCCGCCTGTTTCGATCTGGAGGAACTGAAGGCTCGGGGAGAAGTGGGCCGCATCGGACTTCTGGGCTGTCTCTTCAATCGCTACGGAGAGGAGCTTCGTCGCGAGCTTCCCCAAGTCGACATCTGGGCTCCGGCCGAGGATTGGGACTCGGTCCTTCATGCCCTCGGCATCGAGGCGAGGGCGAGGCGCTCCCTTCTTCCCGGTTCCGCCCCCTGGAGCCGCTACCTCAAAATCGCCGAGGGCTGCGACAACCGTTGCACCTACTGCACCATTCCCTCCATCAGAGGGCCCTTTCGCAGCCGCTCCCTGAGGGACATCGTCGATGAGGCCCACCGCCTCGTCGACGAGGGAGCGAGAGAGATCTGCCTCATCGCCCAGGATCCCACGGCATGGGGCCGAGATCTGGGGGCCATGAGGCTGGCCGATCTCCTCGATGCCCTCATGGATGATCTTCCCCGCCATCTCTGGCTTCGCCTTCACTATCTCCACCCCCACGGCGTCGACGAGTCCCTTCTGGAGCGCATGGCCTCGGGGCGTCAGCTTCTTCCCTATCTGGACATGCCTCTGCAGCATGTCGACGACGCCATCCTGGCGGCCATGAACCGGAACGTGACGGGAGAGAGGGCGGGAGCTCTCCTCCGCTACGCCCGATCCCTCCGCAGCGATTTCGCCCTGAGGACGACCTTCATCACCGGTTTCCCCGGAGAGGGCGAGAGGGCCTTCTCCCGGCTCCTGGCCTTTCTCGAAGAGCACGAACTGGATCGGGTCGGAGCCTTCTCTTTCTGGCCCGAAGAGGGAACGGCGGCGGCCAGGTTGCCCCGAAGGCCGTCGAAGGCCGTCGCCCAGGGGCGCCTCGACCGCCTCATGGCCCTTCAGCTCGATATCTCCCTCAGGCGTCAGCGGAACTTCGTCGGCCGCGTTCTCGATGTCCTCGTCGAGCGGATCGACGATGAGAAAGGCCTGGCCTGGGGGCGCTCCTTCCGCGACGCTCCCGAAGTGGACGGTGAGGTCGAAATCCGGACGAAAGGGCTTGCCCTCGGGGCCGTCGTTCCCGTCACCGTCACGGAGGCCTTGGATCACGACCTTATCGGAGAGGTGAATCCCTCATGA